In Rubrivirga marina, the following are encoded in one genomic region:
- a CDS encoding M24 family metallopeptidase: MRTALLAVLLVPAALAQPTTSAWPEIRAERIARLLPEAMDRAEVDAWLILCRENDNDPMARHVGCENAGGEAAFLFFRTDDGLSPIAVSPAGEATALGELGVHDRVIEIERGAGVWPSVVALFDEHAPEAVAINRGSTPIADGLSSTQYERMQAGLGDWMDRTVSAERLISEWLAVKTPAEVEIMREAAALTARWQEEAYAAAVPGVTTDRDIADFLEARMAEAGVGDGWAPDQNPAVNSGRDRGHSHPTDRVIQPGDFIQTDFGIRVGDMWVTDIQRFAYVLAPGETEPPAEALARWEAAKRGSRAAFEAMRPGARGVDVDLAQRAVMREDGSLPVMWSTGHPVGYWAHDSGPSLGGGQEGRTPSGRQLDVLRPGMTFAFDGFHAWPLEGDDTKTISVEEMVVITDDGAEWLVPPQEDLILIPSR, from the coding sequence ATGCGCACCGCCCTCCTCGCCGTCCTCCTCGTTCCGGCCGCCCTTGCCCAGCCCACCACCAGCGCGTGGCCCGAGATCCGCGCCGAACGGATCGCCCGGCTCCTCCCCGAGGCCATGGACCGCGCCGAGGTCGACGCCTGGCTCATCCTGTGCCGCGAGAACGACAACGACCCGATGGCCCGGCACGTCGGGTGTGAGAACGCGGGCGGTGAGGCGGCCTTCCTCTTCTTCCGGACGGACGACGGCCTCTCCCCCATCGCCGTGTCGCCGGCCGGCGAGGCCACGGCCCTCGGCGAGCTCGGCGTCCACGACCGCGTGATTGAGATCGAGCGCGGGGCCGGCGTCTGGCCGTCGGTCGTCGCCCTCTTCGACGAGCACGCGCCCGAGGCGGTCGCCATCAACCGGGGCTCGACGCCGATCGCCGACGGACTCTCCTCCACCCAGTACGAGCGGATGCAGGCCGGCCTCGGCGACTGGATGGACCGGACCGTCTCGGCCGAACGGCTCATCTCGGAGTGGCTCGCCGTCAAGACGCCCGCCGAGGTCGAGATCATGCGCGAGGCGGCGGCCCTCACGGCGCGCTGGCAGGAGGAGGCCTACGCCGCGGCCGTCCCCGGCGTCACGACCGACCGCGACATCGCCGACTTCCTGGAGGCCCGGATGGCCGAGGCCGGCGTCGGCGACGGGTGGGCGCCGGACCAGAACCCGGCCGTCAACTCCGGCCGCGACCGGGGCCACTCGCATCCGACGGACCGCGTGATCCAGCCGGGCGACTTCATTCAGACCGACTTCGGCATCCGCGTCGGCGACATGTGGGTGACGGACATCCAGCGGTTCGCCTACGTGCTGGCGCCGGGCGAGACCGAGCCGCCGGCCGAGGCGCTGGCGCGCTGGGAGGCCGCCAAGCGCGGGAGCCGCGCCGCGTTCGAAGCCATGCGCCCCGGCGCGCGCGGCGTCGATGTGGACCTCGCGCAGCGGGCCGTGATGCGAGAGGACGGCTCGCTCCCGGTCATGTGGAGCACCGGCCACCCCGTCGGCTACTGGGCGCACGACTCGGGCCCGAGCCTCGGCGGTGGCCAGGAAGGCCGGACGCCGTCGGGCCGTCAGCTCGACGTCCTCCGCCCCGGCATGACCTTCGCCTTCGACGGCTTCCACGCGTGGCCGCTGGAGGGCGACGACACGAAGACGATCTCGGTCGAGGAGATGGTCGTCATCACCGACGACGGCGCCGAGTGGCTCGTCCCACCGCAGGAGGATCTGATCCTGATCCCCTCCCGCTGA
- a CDS encoding acetyltransferase, with translation MTIRPARPDDADHLLDMWLASVRATHTFLTEADVQALLPVVRDEALPALEVWVLVDGGVPIGFAGLDGAALEALFLHPEHVGRGGGRRLVEHARALKGPLTVDVNEQNPKALAFYEALGFEVVGRSDTDSRGRPFPLLHLREAGAGGDG, from the coding sequence ATGACGATCCGCCCCGCCCGGCCCGACGACGCTGATCACCTGCTCGACATGTGGCTGGCGTCCGTCCGCGCCACCCACACGTTCCTTACGGAGGCCGACGTACAGGCGCTCTTGCCCGTCGTTCGCGACGAGGCGCTGCCCGCACTCGAGGTGTGGGTCCTGGTCGATGGGGGCGTCCCGATCGGGTTCGCCGGCCTCGATGGCGCCGCGCTGGAGGCGCTGTTCCTCCACCCGGAGCACGTCGGCCGGGGTGGCGGCCGGCGGCTCGTGGAGCACGCGCGAGCGCTCAAGGGGCCGCTTACGGTCGACGTCAACGAGCAGAACCCGAAGGCGCTCGCCTTCTACGAGGCCCTCGGGTTCGAGGTGGTGGGGCGGTCGGACACCGACAGCAGGGGGCGCCCGTTCCCGCTCCTCCACCTGCGGGAGGCCGGGGCCGGAGGCGACGGATGA
- a CDS encoding FxLYD domain-containing protein, translated as MPRPARLVALIVAVAALVALALWAFGRGDEGEAEEQQAAADPVAEMEALNAQVEVSGISLGDGTLSATLTNRSGVMLDRAVARFDLFSGGESVADASVSTFGLGPGNSAEVSTDLPGPVTIDSAAVRETVATPAP; from the coding sequence ATGCCCCGCCCCGCCCGCCTCGTCGCCCTGATCGTCGCCGTCGCGGCCCTCGTCGCCCTCGCGCTGTGGGCGTTCGGCCGTGGGGACGAGGGCGAAGCCGAGGAGCAGCAGGCCGCCGCGGACCCCGTCGCCGAGATGGAGGCGCTCAACGCGCAGGTCGAGGTCTCGGGCATCTCGCTGGGCGACGGCACGCTCTCGGCGACGCTGACCAACCGGTCGGGCGTGATGCTGGACCGCGCCGTCGCCCGGTTCGACCTGTTCAGCGGCGGCGAGTCGGTCGCCGACGCGTCCGTCTCGACGTTCGGCCTCGGCCCGGGGAACTCGGCTGAGGTCTCGACCGACCTGCCCGGGCCGGTGACGATCGACAGCGCGGCGGTCCGCGAGACGGTCGCGACGCCCGCCCCGTAG
- a CDS encoding NAD(P)/FAD-dependent oxidoreductase, which yields MPAASDSTDVAVIGAGAAGLLAATFAARAGARLLLLEKTRQGGKKIVVSGGGRCNVLPSVVDERVFVTDSSRRLMGRILASWPLAEQRSFFEDDLGIPLALEPETGKLFPVSNRATDVRDGLVEAVREAGAETRFDADVAAVESDGDGWRVDVRGGESVRARAVVVATGGLSVPKTGSDGFGLRLAARQGHRVEPTYPALAPLLADPAPHADLAGVSLPDAHVRVPLGKGAFETSGGFLFTHRGYSGPAVLNVSHLTALGRARGEAPEVRVAWTPDDAETWEAALTAPGPGLVITALRQTLPTRLADRLLADADVPADRNRADLRRDERLRLLDALTSYPLPWTGDEGYKKAEVTGGGVALGEVDPRTLESRHHAGLHFAGEVLDAFGPIGGYNFFWAWATGRLAGLAAAAGAAERSAEAG from the coding sequence ATGCCCGCCGCCTCCGACTCGACCGACGTCGCCGTGATCGGCGCGGGCGCGGCCGGCCTGCTGGCGGCCACGTTCGCGGCCCGCGCCGGGGCCCGCCTGCTCCTCCTCGAGAAGACCAGACAGGGCGGCAAGAAGATCGTCGTCTCGGGCGGCGGCCGGTGCAACGTGCTCCCGTCGGTCGTCGATGAGCGGGTGTTCGTCACCGACTCGTCGCGCCGGCTCATGGGGCGGATCCTGGCGTCGTGGCCGCTCGCCGAGCAGCGGTCCTTTTTCGAGGACGACCTCGGCATCCCTCTCGCCCTCGAGCCCGAGACGGGCAAGCTGTTCCCAGTCTCCAACCGCGCCACCGACGTCCGCGACGGGCTCGTCGAGGCAGTCCGCGAGGCCGGCGCCGAAACCCGGTTTGACGCGGACGTGGCGGCGGTCGAGTCCGACGGCGACGGATGGCGCGTCGACGTCCGCGGCGGCGAGTCGGTCCGGGCGCGGGCAGTCGTCGTGGCGACCGGCGGCCTGTCGGTCCCGAAGACCGGCAGCGACGGGTTCGGGCTCCGGCTGGCGGCACGGCAGGGCCACCGCGTCGAGCCCACGTACCCCGCCCTCGCTCCGCTCCTCGCCGACCCGGCCCCGCACGCCGACCTCGCGGGCGTCTCGCTCCCCGACGCCCACGTCCGCGTGCCGCTGGGGAAGGGCGCGTTCGAGACGTCGGGCGGGTTCCTCTTCACGCACCGCGGCTACAGCGGGCCGGCCGTCCTCAACGTGTCGCACCTGACGGCGCTCGGACGGGCGCGCGGCGAGGCGCCCGAGGTCCGCGTCGCCTGGACGCCCGACGACGCCGAGACGTGGGAGGCCGCGCTCACCGCGCCCGGCCCGGGCCTCGTGATCACCGCCCTCCGCCAGACGCTCCCCACGCGCCTCGCCGACCGCCTCCTCGCCGACGCCGACGTCCCCGCCGACCGGAACCGCGCCGACCTCCGCCGCGATGAGCGCCTCCGCCTCCTCGACGCGCTGACCTCCTATCCGCTGCCGTGGACCGGCGACGAGGGCTACAAGAAGGCCGAGGTCACGGGCGGCGGCGTCGCCCTCGGCGAGGTCGACCCGCGGACGCTGGAGAGCCGGCACCACGCGGGCCTCCACTTCGCGGGCGAGGTGCTCGACGCGTTCGGCCCAATCGGGGGCTACAACTTCTTCTGGGCCTGGGCGACGGGCCGCCTCGCCGGCCTCGCCGCCGCCGCGGGAGCGGCCGAGCGGTCCGCCGAGGCGGGGTAG
- a CDS encoding LacI family DNA-binding transcriptional regulator, translating to MRDVARQAGVSVATVSRVFNESGPVGEETRQRIMRTAGALRYVPNGTARSLTTNTTETVGVLLPNLYGEFYSEVIRGVEGAVRARRYHTLLSSVHDGPEELVAALRTLVGRVDGLVVMSPDIAADVIEANLPEGLPVVLLGAAVPGHAAVTIDNEAGAAAMVAHLAGLGHRRIAHVAGGPGNADAQARLAGYRRAVAEAGLDADPALVVDGDFTESSGHAAARALLDLSDRPTAVFAANDSMAIGALRAVREAGLDVPTDVALAGFDDIPVAEYVTPALTSVHVPIHELGARAVEAVLDAMLDGLDGAAATSTTLPTRLVVRESCGAGG from the coding sequence ATGCGCGACGTTGCTCGGCAGGCCGGGGTCTCGGTCGCCACGGTGTCCCGCGTGTTCAACGAGAGCGGGCCGGTCGGGGAGGAGACCCGGCAGCGGATCATGCGGACGGCCGGCGCGCTCCGCTACGTCCCCAACGGGACGGCCCGGAGCCTGACCACCAACACCACCGAGACCGTCGGCGTGCTCCTCCCGAACCTCTACGGCGAGTTCTACTCGGAGGTGATCCGGGGCGTGGAGGGGGCCGTCCGGGCGCGGCGGTACCACACGCTCCTGTCGTCGGTCCACGACGGCCCCGAGGAGCTCGTCGCCGCGCTCCGCACGCTCGTCGGCCGCGTCGACGGGCTCGTGGTGATGTCGCCCGACATCGCGGCCGACGTAATCGAGGCGAACCTGCCGGAGGGCCTGCCGGTCGTGCTCCTCGGCGCCGCCGTGCCCGGCCACGCGGCCGTGACGATCGACAACGAGGCGGGGGCCGCGGCCATGGTGGCCCACCTCGCCGGCCTCGGGCACCGCCGGATCGCCCACGTCGCCGGCGGCCCCGGCAACGCCGACGCCCAGGCCCGGCTCGCCGGCTACCGCCGCGCCGTCGCCGAGGCCGGCCTCGATGCCGACCCCGCGCTCGTGGTCGACGGCGACTTTACCGAGTCGTCGGGCCACGCCGCCGCGCGCGCGCTCCTCGACCTCTCCGACCGCCCGACGGCCGTGTTCGCGGCCAACGACTCGATGGCCATCGGCGCGCTCCGGGCCGTCCGCGAGGCCGGCCTCGACGTCCCCACCGACGTCGCCCTCGCCGGCTTCGACGACATCCCCGTGGCCGAATACGTCACGCCGGCCCTGACGTCGGTCCACGTGCCGATCCACGAGCTCGGCGCGCGGGCGGTCGAGGCCGTCCTCGACGCGATGCTCGACGGCCTCGACGGCGCGGCCGCCACGTCCACCACGCTCCCCACCCGTCTGGTCGTCCGCGAGTCCTGCGGCGCCGGCGGCTGA
- a CDS encoding T9SS type A sorting domain-containing protein, whose protein sequence is MQRTATLLVLGLLMAGPALAQPDRVGQDVVWARDIGSASITLDGMLNEPEWASAETLQFRWNDPLGFPGSGQFFETNPFGLTDPADPTDATMYFLRKGNDLYIGMMAQDESVGGATSLWNFDGIIMAMTNKANRPDDFSELDDYSGFGAVRAEFFYAWFHPADTTDTGMVVPGIDPRGFSNFFGVGFGDPMDAERNEEAWDYATTVDGVANDDFNGGSEFTPDNGYTMEMRIALDSLGWSLSEPMARVPISLAVEDADYGWPQDPEQYVATRTWWQSRWGNNYNEGVAYVAGDPSVTVSSGPAPAYTEPEFTVPSGLNLPEVTVDGMLDEPAWDAIDPQFRLQYQADADFLDANLPGPVAQTNTFYFHPDENPVLDPTIGNISMFYKGSRLYIGLDTDDQAINGSESENTRDGFRLIIRSRDSTIAGLQYAAEHLRLDFSIDSTGAVRFTNAPDELLVDGVVETGVSFKGASTVADPSDIDTGYQMEVSIDLSAIGYDGDLESDGAQIYIALNYFDGDSLEDDAQSYGTRTWIVGERGNGAAIYGYLDPATLVNTAAEGAPGADVLQIGATYPNPSTGLTTLRYELSRAAEVTVEVFDVLGRRVQRTDGVARAAGVHEATVDGRALSAGAYVVRVSLADGTTATGRMLIAR, encoded by the coding sequence ATGCAACGCACTGCTACTCTCCTCGTGCTCGGCCTCCTGATGGCCGGGCCGGCGCTCGCCCAGCCCGACCGGGTCGGGCAGGACGTCGTCTGGGCCCGCGACATCGGGTCCGCTTCGATCACCCTCGACGGCATGCTCAACGAACCCGAGTGGGCCTCCGCCGAGACGCTCCAGTTCCGGTGGAACGACCCGCTCGGGTTCCCGGGCAGCGGCCAGTTCTTCGAGACGAACCCGTTCGGCCTCACCGACCCGGCGGACCCGACGGACGCCACGATGTACTTCCTCCGCAAGGGGAACGACCTCTACATCGGGATGATGGCCCAGGACGAGTCCGTCGGCGGGGCCACGAGCCTCTGGAACTTCGACGGGATCATCATGGCCATGACCAACAAGGCCAACCGTCCGGACGACTTCTCGGAGCTCGACGACTACAGCGGGTTCGGCGCCGTCCGCGCCGAGTTCTTCTACGCGTGGTTCCACCCGGCGGACACGACAGACACGGGCATGGTGGTCCCGGGGATCGACCCCCGCGGGTTCTCCAACTTCTTCGGCGTCGGGTTCGGTGACCCGATGGACGCGGAGCGGAACGAGGAGGCGTGGGATTACGCCACGACCGTCGACGGCGTCGCCAACGACGACTTCAACGGCGGCTCCGAGTTCACGCCCGACAACGGGTACACGATGGAGATGCGGATCGCGCTCGACTCCCTCGGCTGGAGCCTCTCCGAGCCGATGGCCCGCGTCCCGATCAGCCTCGCCGTCGAGGACGCCGACTACGGCTGGCCGCAGGACCCCGAGCAGTACGTCGCGACCCGGACGTGGTGGCAGAGCCGCTGGGGCAACAACTACAACGAGGGCGTGGCCTACGTGGCCGGCGACCCGAGCGTGACCGTCTCGTCGGGCCCGGCCCCGGCCTACACCGAGCCCGAGTTCACCGTCCCGAGCGGGCTGAACCTCCCGGAGGTGACCGTCGACGGCATGCTCGATGAGCCCGCCTGGGACGCCATCGACCCGCAGTTCCGCCTCCAGTACCAGGCCGACGCCGACTTCCTGGACGCGAACCTGCCGGGCCCCGTGGCCCAGACGAACACGTTCTACTTCCACCCGGATGAGAACCCGGTCCTCGACCCGACCATCGGGAACATCTCGATGTTCTACAAGGGCTCGCGGCTCTACATCGGGCTCGACACCGACGACCAGGCCATCAACGGGAGCGAGTCCGAGAACACGCGGGACGGCTTCCGCCTGATCATCCGGTCGCGGGACAGCACGATCGCCGGCCTCCAGTACGCCGCCGAGCACCTCCGCCTCGACTTCTCGATCGACTCGACGGGCGCCGTTCGGTTCACCAACGCCCCCGACGAACTCCTCGTGGACGGCGTGGTCGAGACCGGCGTCTCGTTCAAGGGGGCGTCGACGGTCGCCGACCCGAGCGACATCGACACGGGTTATCAGATGGAGGTCTCGATCGACCTCTCGGCGATCGGCTACGACGGCGACCTCGAGAGCGACGGCGCCCAGATCTACATCGCGCTGAACTACTTCGACGGCGACTCCCTCGAGGACGACGCCCAGAGCTACGGGACGCGCACGTGGATCGTCGGTGAGCGCGGCAACGGCGCGGCGATCTACGGCTACCTCGACCCGGCGACGCTCGTCAACACGGCCGCCGAGGGCGCGCCGGGCGCCGACGTGCTCCAGATCGGTGCCACGTATCCGAACCCGTCGACGGGCCTGACGACGCTCCGCTACGAGCTGAGCCGGGCCGCCGAGGTCACCGTCGAGGTGTTCGACGTGCTCGGCCGCCGCGTCCAGCGGACGGACGGCGTCGCTCGCGCCGCGGGCGTCCATGAGGCCACGGTCGACGGCCGCGCGCTCAGCGCCGGCGCCTACGTCGTCCGCGTGAGCCTCGCGGACGGCACGACGGCGACGGGCCGGATGCTCATCGCTCGCTAG
- a CDS encoding TonB-dependent receptor encodes MLTRFSLRPARLVALAFAALVLMAATASAQTGKLSGRVTDTNGQPLIGASVLVVGTTYGAATDIDGVYNVLRIPPGPISVRVSSIGYQTQVVEGVQIASNQTRELDVTLQDETVTGEEVVVTAEQPIVDVTQTSTVQTIGRDDIDALPVQELNDVVNLQAGVVDGHFRGGRLGEVQYQVNGVSVNNPYDNSSTLTLDRSVLQEVQVISGTFDAEYGQALSGVVNAVLRSGDANRYEASFEVFSGDYVSPGNDSTQVRTFIGGIDSVATVAYAPYVSDVDPTNRLNFQASLSGPVPLVPSTTFLLNGQRFVNNGLLAGERRFVPTDSSDFERNVFNGSGDGAVVPLEYSRRWSYLGKLTNTSISNVQLAYQAIGAFRDALPGNAASYGYRFNPDGLSKQHEVSLVHGFDVLHTLSNNVFYELSLRQNYFDYSDYAFESLGTLPETGTRVPLPDDSPYLAGGRPIGSQNYENGAIIQGYDLGRFVQRTNAYVAKSAVTAQVTNVHLLKAGFEIQRSDVEFGTPGSVQPLVINGVQRLGVLRDTLGAQVIDFQPVQGAAFVQDRIEWGDLRVRAGLRFEYFDANATVPSDLRNPANAIPDAPESRPVDTSVKFAVAPRLGVSFPFLDRASLFFSYGHFYQLPGLGTFFNNADYSVLQDLQQGNEGEQGILGNPDLDPEFTAQYEFGFKSQVTRDLGLDVSLFYKDIRDLLGVEFIQTYTAAQYARWTNVDFGNVRGFTIAVDQRALGPLSTTLDYSFQIASGNTSDPRETFNRVQNGDDGLPRVAPFDWDQRHTLNATAIVSEPGNYNVTGILRMGTGRPYTPSIGTGFGANLEPNSGRKDLSVVVDLRAEKVLDVGGAGATAFVRVFNLFDSYYQNGFVFADTGSPYYTLNPQQQLNPDPTRFADPRRIEIGLSLRGSRPVRR; translated from the coding sequence ATGCTGACTCGGTTCTCCCTGCGCCCCGCCCGTCTGGTCGCGCTCGCGTTCGCCGCCCTCGTGCTGATGGCCGCGACCGCGAGCGCCCAGACCGGCAAGCTCTCCGGCCGCGTGACCGACACGAACGGCCAGCCCCTCATCGGGGCCTCCGTCCTCGTCGTCGGGACCACCTACGGCGCGGCCACCGACATCGACGGCGTCTACAACGTGCTCCGGATTCCCCCGGGCCCGATCTCCGTCCGCGTCAGCAGCATCGGGTACCAGACCCAGGTGGTCGAGGGGGTCCAGATCGCGTCGAACCAGACGCGCGAGCTGGACGTCACGCTTCAAGACGAGACCGTGACCGGCGAGGAGGTCGTCGTGACGGCCGAGCAGCCGATCGTCGACGTGACCCAGACGAGCACGGTCCAGACGATCGGCCGGGACGACATCGACGCGCTCCCGGTCCAGGAGCTCAACGACGTCGTGAACCTCCAGGCCGGCGTCGTCGACGGGCACTTCCGAGGCGGCCGCCTCGGCGAGGTCCAGTACCAGGTCAACGGCGTCTCGGTCAACAACCCCTACGACAACTCGTCGACGCTCACGCTCGACCGGTCGGTGCTCCAGGAGGTCCAGGTGATCTCCGGGACGTTCGACGCCGAGTACGGCCAGGCGCTCTCGGGCGTCGTCAACGCCGTGCTCCGGAGCGGCGACGCGAACCGCTACGAGGCCTCGTTCGAGGTGTTCAGCGGCGACTACGTCAGCCCCGGCAACGACTCGACGCAGGTCCGGACGTTCATCGGCGGCATCGACTCGGTCGCGACCGTGGCCTACGCGCCTTACGTCAGCGACGTCGACCCGACGAACCGGCTGAACTTCCAGGCCAGCCTCAGCGGTCCGGTCCCGCTCGTGCCCAGCACGACCTTCCTCCTCAACGGCCAGCGGTTCGTGAACAACGGTCTCCTGGCGGGCGAGCGCCGGTTCGTGCCGACTGACTCGAGCGACTTCGAGCGGAACGTGTTCAACGGCTCCGGCGACGGGGCCGTCGTCCCGCTCGAGTACAGCCGGCGGTGGTCGTACCTCGGCAAGCTGACGAACACCTCGATCTCGAACGTCCAGCTGGCCTACCAGGCCATCGGCGCCTTCCGCGACGCGCTGCCCGGGAACGCGGCCTCCTATGGGTACCGGTTCAATCCGGACGGCCTGAGCAAGCAGCACGAGGTCTCGCTCGTCCACGGGTTCGACGTGCTCCACACGCTCTCGAACAACGTGTTCTACGAGCTGAGCCTCCGGCAGAACTACTTCGACTACTCCGACTACGCGTTCGAGAGCCTCGGGACGCTGCCCGAGACGGGCACGCGCGTCCCCCTCCCCGACGACTCGCCGTACCTGGCGGGCGGCCGGCCCATCGGCTCGCAGAACTACGAGAACGGGGCCATCATCCAGGGCTACGACCTCGGCCGGTTCGTCCAGCGGACGAACGCGTACGTGGCCAAGAGCGCCGTCACGGCGCAGGTCACGAACGTCCACCTGCTCAAGGCCGGGTTCGAGATCCAGCGCTCGGACGTCGAGTTCGGGACGCCCGGCTCGGTCCAGCCGCTCGTGATCAACGGGGTCCAGCGGCTCGGCGTGCTCCGCGACACGCTGGGCGCGCAGGTCATCGACTTCCAGCCGGTCCAGGGCGCGGCGTTCGTGCAGGACCGGATCGAGTGGGGCGACCTCCGGGTCCGCGCCGGCCTCCGGTTCGAGTACTTCGACGCCAACGCGACCGTCCCGAGCGACCTCCGGAACCCGGCCAACGCGATCCCCGACGCGCCCGAGTCCCGGCCCGTCGACACGTCGGTCAAGTTCGCCGTGGCGCCCCGCCTCGGCGTGTCGTTCCCGTTCCTTGACCGGGCGAGCCTGTTCTTCTCGTACGGCCACTTCTACCAGCTCCCCGGGTTGGGAACGTTCTTCAACAACGCCGACTACTCGGTCCTCCAGGACCTCCAGCAGGGGAACGAGGGCGAGCAGGGGATCCTCGGGAATCCCGACCTCGACCCCGAGTTCACGGCCCAGTACGAGTTCGGGTTCAAGAGCCAGGTCACGCGCGACCTCGGCCTCGACGTGAGCCTGTTCTACAAGGACATCCGGGACCTCCTCGGCGTCGAGTTCATCCAGACCTACACGGCCGCGCAGTACGCGCGGTGGACGAACGTCGACTTCGGCAACGTCCGCGGGTTCACGATCGCCGTCGACCAGCGCGCGCTGGGGCCGCTCTCGACCACGCTCGACTACTCGTTCCAGATCGCCTCGGGCAACACGTCCGACCCGCGCGAGACGTTCAACCGCGTCCAGAACGGCGACGACGGGCTCCCGCGCGTGGCCCCGTTCGACTGGGACCAGCGCCACACGCTCAACGCGACGGCCATCGTCTCGGAGCCCGGCAACTACAACGTGACCGGCATCCTCCGGATGGGCACGGGCCGGCCGTACACGCCGTCGATCGGGACCGGCTTCGGGGCCAACCTCGAGCCCAACTCGGGCCGGAAGGACCTCTCGGTCGTCGTCGACCTCCGGGCCGAGAAGGTCCTCGACGTCGGCGGGGCCGGCGCGACCGCGTTCGTCCGCGTGTTCAACCTGTTCGACAGCTACTACCAGAACGGGTTCGTCTTCGCCGACACGGGGAGCCCGTACTACACCCTCAACCCGCAGCAGCAGCTCAACCCCGACCCGACCCGGTTCGCCGACCCCCGGCGGATCGAGATCGGCCTCTCGCTGCGCGGCTCCCGGCCCGTCCGACGCTAA
- a CDS encoding PorV/PorQ family protein, whose product MTRTLTPPTWRFSLVLLAALAASVAASAQTKTGTTFGQFLLIEPSASVAAQGNVGATARTDALSTYYNPGALGFQTASNVGFSHSTWLADIDFNHAAVALKMGSASTLSLAVTSLASGDIEVRTPDQPLGTGELYSVQDLAIGLGYGRQFTDRFGAGVNVKYVRETIWRSSAQTIALDAGVIYELPFRATLGASITNFGVPASFDGTDLRIRFDQDPDTFGDNDNLPAALETEEFALPVFFRVGMSYPVQLGDSRLVLAADAYQPSDNSNSVSVGGEWSYADLVFARAGYQDLFLEDAEGGLRVGGGLKYRVSGFDFAFDYAWADHGSRLGATQRFTLGLGF is encoded by the coding sequence ATGACCCGCACGCTGACTCCGCCGACCTGGCGGTTCTCCCTCGTCCTGCTGGCGGCCCTCGCCGCCTCGGTCGCCGCCTCGGCCCAGACCAAGACCGGGACCACGTTCGGCCAGTTCTTGCTGATCGAGCCCAGCGCCTCCGTCGCGGCCCAGGGCAACGTCGGCGCGACGGCCCGGACCGACGCGCTCTCGACGTATTACAACCCGGGCGCGCTCGGCTTCCAGACCGCCTCGAACGTCGGGTTCTCGCACAGCACGTGGCTGGCCGACATCGACTTCAACCACGCCGCGGTCGCGCTCAAGATGGGCTCGGCCTCGACGCTCTCGCTGGCGGTCACGTCGCTGGCCTCGGGCGACATCGAGGTCCGCACGCCGGACCAGCCGCTCGGGACCGGCGAGCTGTACTCGGTCCAGGACCTCGCCATCGGGCTCGGCTACGGGCGCCAGTTCACCGACCGGTTCGGCGCGGGCGTCAACGTGAAGTACGTCCGCGAGACGATCTGGCGGAGCTCGGCCCAGACCATCGCCCTCGACGCGGGCGTGATCTACGAGCTCCCGTTCCGGGCCACCCTCGGGGCGAGCATCACCAACTTCGGCGTCCCGGCCAGCTTCGACGGGACCGACCTCCGGATCCGGTTCGACCAGGACCCCGACACCTTCGGCGACAACGACAACCTCCCGGCCGCGCTGGAGACCGAGGAGTTCGCGCTCCCCGTCTTCTTCCGCGTCGGGATGAGCTACCCGGTCCAGCTCGGCGACAGCCGCCTCGTCCTGGCCGCCGACGCCTACCAGCCGAGCGACAACAGCAACAGCGTCTCGGTCGGCGGCGAGTGGTCCTACGCCGACCTCGTCTTCGCCCGGGCCGGCTACCAGGACCTCTTCCTCGAGGACGCCGAGGGCGGGCTCCGCGTCGGCGGCGGCCTGAAATACCGCGTCTCCGGCTTCGACTTCGCCTTCGATTACGCCTGGGCCGACCACGGCAGCCGGCTCGGCGCGACGCAGCGGTTCACGCTCGGCCTCGGCTTCTAG